In Ostrea edulis chromosome 4, xbOstEdul1.1, whole genome shotgun sequence, a single window of DNA contains:
- the LOC125671230 gene encoding eukaryotic translation initiation factor 2D-like, whose amino-acid sequence MFLKPFRVKTQTNIKGSERKKVRSTLQNCYPSLSVKDASDIVPNKAEMTTAKINTHSGLNVLVYCVEKNPVLIDIDGVIYPSVYTLWRYPALVPVFRTQPVVFSRLAGGADLMLPGVVVEGEVTPKTFAHIDKGSVCSISLNGNRSPIAVGTAAMSGSDMFDSAMRGKGVHVLHILGDELWAFGDKSKPPVLPETTSSTDDLHHDEDSNTAQDEDIQAPSQEEDHCEKGQGSEQQTAGEENSREREEDEDLAMSADQLSLEEQGDVLKEESLDHSPAESMDDLFMLCFRCALKKSLKLTDLPVLTSAFYKVHMLKFCPADKYLDVKKTSFKKLSKFLKEMEKENYIKVKELSKGVESITEMKKDHPGLRHISPPEGATVMEQQAETSPSQYKPPCITEMLSVTAAVVPLVKELGIRKGTAMTGTELRNIVNEYVRKNSLQNENNKSKVNLDPLLASVVLRKGENDVTQLRWDDLTSRVADKMQNVHKLEFPGQPPIIRKGKIEGITLNVFQRGSNKKVTTVDNLDEYGLDLKEFAHEIQIAIQCSCTVSQSSSNKTQVVIQGNQIAYVADLLTGKYRIPKKYIKGWEKAPKAKRK is encoded by the exons atgtttttaaaaccatttaggGTAAAAACACAGACAAATATCAAAGGATCTGAAAG gAAAAAAGTCCGATCAACTTTGCAAAATTGTTACCCCTCATTGTCTGTAAAAGATGCCTCAGACATTGTCCCCAACAAAGCAGAGATGACAACTGCAAAAATTAACACCCATTCAGGATTAAATGTTCTTGTGTACTGTGTGGAGAAGAACCCTGTCCTTATTGATATTGATGGAGTTATCTACCCTTCTGTGTACACATTGTGGAGATATCCAGCTCTTGTACCAGTGTTTAGAACGCAGCCAGTTGTTTTCTCTAGGCTGGCCGGAGGTGCAG ATTTAATGTTACCAGGGGTGGTTGTTGAAGGGGAGGTGACTCCCAAAACTTTTGCCCACATAGACAAAGGATCAGTGTGTTCTATCTCACTGAATGGAAATCG GAGTCCTATAGCAGTGGGAACTGCAGCAATGTCGGGGAGTGACATGTTTGATTCTGCAATGAGAGGAAAAGGAGTACATGTGTTGCACATTTTAGGAGATGAATTATG GGCTTTTGGTGATAAATCAAAACCTCCTGTGTTACCGGAAACAACCTCAAGCACAGATGATCTCCACCATGATGAGGACAGCAACACAGCTCAGGATGAAGACATTCAAGCTCCATCTCAAGAGGAAGACCACTGTGAGAAAGGACAGGGATCTGAGCAGCAGACAGCTGGAGAAGAAAACTCTCGTGAGAGAGAGGAAGACGAGGATCTAGCAATGTCAGCAGACCAGCTGAGTTTGGAAGAGCAGGGAGATGTTTTGAAGGAGGAATCTCTAGATCATTCACCTGCAG AATCCATGGATGATCTGTTTATGTTGTGTTTCCGATGTGCTCTAAAAAAGTCTCTCAAACTGACAGACCTACCTGTTCTTACCAGTGCTTTCTACAAAGTTCACATGCTGAAATTCTG TCCAGCAGATAAATATTTAGATGTCAAGAAAACTTCATTCAAAAAGCTGTCCAAGTTTCTGAAGGAAATGGAGAAAGAAAATTACATAAAAGTAAAAGAATTGTCAAAAGGAGTTGAAAGTATTACAGAAATGAAGAAAGATCACCCAGG TCTGCGACACATTTCTCCACCTGAGGGCGCTACAGTCATGGAACAACAAGCCGAGACATCTCCATCACAATACAAACCTCCCTGCATCACAGAAATGTTGTCTGTCACTGCAGCAGTTGTTCCCCTTGTCAAAGAATTAGGCATACG TAAAGGAACTGCAATGACTGGGACAGAGCTACGCaatattgtaaatgaatatgTGAGGAAAAACAGCCTTCAGAATGAGAACAATAAGAG CAAGGTTAATCTTGATCCGCTGCTGGCGTCTGTAGTCCTGAGAAAGGGTGAAAATGATGTCACACAGCTACGTTGGGATGATTTAACCTCAAG AGTTGCAGATAAAATGCAGAATGTTCATAAACTTGAATTCCCAGGACAACCTCCAATTATTAGGAAAGGCAAAATTGAAGGAATAACTCTCAATGTTTTTCAGAGAGGATCCAATAAAAAG GTGACAACAGTGGATAATCTGGATGAATATGGATTAGATTTGAAGGAGTTTGCCCACGAGATCCAGATAGCAATTCAGTGCAGTTGTACTGTTTCACAAAGTAGTTCCAACAAAACACAAGTAGTAATACAAGGCAATCAAATTGCCTATGTGGCTGACCTACTGACAG GAAAATACAGAATTCCTAAGAAGTATATCAAAGGTTGGGAAAAGGCTCCAAAGGCCAAAAGAAAATGA